The sequence CTGGTATAATTCCGTTTCCATTAATTCTTAAAGTCGGAGGACACAATGGCAAAAGAAAAGTTTGAACGTACGAAACCGCACGTTAACATCGGTACCATCGGTCACGTTGACCACGGTAAAACTACACTGACAGCAGCAATTACAGCGGTACTTGGCGTGCATGGCGACAAAGCTGCATTCATGGACTACGATCAGATCGACAACGCTCCGGAAGAGCGCGAGCGCGGTATTACGATTGCTACGTCTCACGTTGAGTATGAGACAGCTAACCGCCACTATGCGCACGTTGACTGTCCGGGCCACGCCGACTACGTCAAGAACATGATTACGGGTGCTGCTCAGATGGACGGCGCGATTCTCGTTGTTTCTGCTGCTGACGGCCCGATGCCGCAGACGCGCGAGCACATCCTCCTTTCTCGCCAGGTCGGTGTTCCGTACATCGTTGTTTTCATGAACAAAGAAGACATGGTTGACGACGAAGAGCTCCTCGAGCTGGTTGAAATGGAAATTCGCGAACTGCTCGATCAGTACGAGTTCCCGGGTGACGACACTCCGATCGTTGCTGGTTCAGCACTGAGAGCACTGGAAGAAGCTAAAGAAGGCAAAATCGGCGAATGGGGCGAAAAAATCCTCAAGCTGATGGAAGAAGTCGACGCTTACATTCCTGAGCCGACTCGTGAAACTGACAAAGACTTCCTGATGCCGGTTGAGGACGTATTCTCTATCTCCGGTCGTGGTACAGTTGTTACTGGTCGTGTTGAGCGTGGTCAGGTCTGTGTCGGTGAGACGATCGAAATCGTCGGTATCCGCGACACGCAGACAACAACTGTTACAGGTGTTGAGATGTTCCGTAAAGAGATGGACTGTGGTGTCGCCGGTGACAACTGTGGTGTCCTCCTCCGCGGT is a genomic window of Sulfurimonas sp. HSL1-2 containing:
- the tuf gene encoding elongation factor Tu, with protein sequence MAKEKFERTKPHVNIGTIGHVDHGKTTLTAAITAVLGVHGDKAAFMDYDQIDNAPEERERGITIATSHVEYETANRHYAHVDCPGHADYVKNMITGAAQMDGAILVVSAADGPMPQTREHILLSRQVGVPYIVVFMNKEDMVDDEELLELVEMEIRELLDQYEFPGDDTPIVAGSALRALEEAKEGKIGEWGEKILKLMEEVDAYIPEPTRETDKDFLMPVEDVFSISGRGTVVTGRVERGQVCVGETIEIVGIRDTQTTTVTGVEMFRKEMDCGVAGDNCGVLLRGIAKEAVERGQVLCKPKSITPHTKFEAEVYILSKEEGGRHTPFFNGYRPQFYVRTTDVTGAITLPEGTEMVMPGDNVAIVAELIAPIAMEEGTRFAIREGGRTVGAGVVSKILA